In Pirellulales bacterium, a single genomic region encodes these proteins:
- a CDS encoding dockerin type I domain-containing protein: MGAPPQEAAAEVAYADSSASIYGTASDVTLGSDAAGVNWQTAGFWAKLRASTPAQYQTWATAAGDYNPAYSFLAINHPAPENINYWEIGNEIGGNGYSGVQWEYDLHAPYNNGNTNDNTGRKGNPLLSPTAYAQNLNQFATLMKQVDPNIKIGAGFNAAPNDAGDKAILQTAGNNIDFGIIHWYPGGTLPGTVTTGSGSLPTEINNLRTSVQNNTTKGYNGIQVTVTEFAYSASNATPIQNSLFAADAYATGFENGVVNMDFQEMSSGQYLGDGPLKQGEVYYAMQMVHDYAGAGGTFVATSYSDSSIRIHAEKRADGSLALLLINDGSATNNSQDRNLTISLTGGSKYLSSGELYLFGANNIGSTDTPPSLQTLTNLGSTFSVTVPQSSMEVVILEPVLAGDFNRDGHVDAADILPMMAALANPAAFQAAHTGLSNADLMAIEDVNGDTKFNNADLQYLLNKFKLGGGQTDSVPEPSTLVLAVVAFGMWWWRCRYYLGQKQRRLAAVAVPTTR, from the coding sequence ATGGGCGCGCCGCCGCAGGAGGCCGCCGCTGAAGTCGCCTATGCGGATTCCAGCGCCAGCATCTATGGCACTGCCAGCGATGTAACGCTCGGTAGCGATGCAGCAGGAGTGAATTGGCAGACGGCAGGATTCTGGGCGAAACTTCGGGCATCGACGCCAGCCCAATACCAAACATGGGCCACCGCTGCCGGGGATTACAATCCCGCGTACTCATTTCTCGCCATCAATCATCCAGCGCCGGAAAACATAAACTATTGGGAGATTGGCAACGAGATCGGCGGCAATGGATACAGCGGCGTTCAGTGGGAATACGACCTGCATGCCCCCTATAACAATGGAAATACGAATGACAATACCGGCCGCAAAGGGAATCCTCTGCTTTCGCCGACGGCCTACGCGCAGAACCTCAATCAATTCGCGACATTGATGAAGCAAGTTGATCCGAACATCAAAATTGGAGCCGGATTTAACGCCGCGCCGAATGATGCCGGTGACAAGGCGATCCTTCAGACCGCGGGGAACAACATCGATTTCGGAATTATACATTGGTATCCGGGCGGCACGCTGCCGGGTACCGTTACCACCGGCTCGGGTTCGCTACCGACAGAAATCAACAATCTTCGAACGAGCGTTCAGAACAACACCACCAAGGGTTACAACGGAATCCAGGTCACCGTAACGGAATTCGCGTATTCGGCCAGCAACGCCACGCCCATCCAAAACTCGCTTTTTGCAGCCGATGCTTATGCGACTGGCTTTGAAAATGGCGTTGTCAACATGGATTTCCAGGAGATGAGCTCCGGGCAGTATCTTGGAGACGGACCGCTGAAACAGGGAGAGGTTTATTACGCGATGCAGATGGTTCACGACTATGCGGGCGCCGGCGGCACGTTTGTTGCGACCTCTTACAGCGACTCGTCCATCCGTATTCACGCCGAAAAACGCGCCGATGGCAGTCTGGCGTTGCTGCTGATCAATGATGGCTCGGCGACTAACAATTCACAGGATCGCAATCTGACGATCTCCCTGACCGGCGGGTCGAAATACTTGAGCAGTGGTGAACTTTATCTCTTTGGCGCCAACAATATCGGCTCCACTGACACGCCGCCGTCGCTGCAGACGCTGACCAATTTGGGTTCTACGTTTTCGGTGACGGTCCCGCAGTCGTCGATGGAAGTGGTTATCCTGGAGCCGGTTTTAGCGGGCGATTTCAATCGCGATGGCCATGTCGACGCCGCCGATATATTGCCGATGATGGCGGCGCTGGCAAATCCAGCCGCCTTCCAAGCGGCCCACACTGGCTTATCGAACGCCGACTTGATGGCGATTGAAGATGTCAACGGCGACACTAAATTCAATAATGCCGATCTACAGTACCTGCTCAACAAGTTCAAATTGGGCGGCGGTCAAACCGACTCTGTTCCCGAACCCAGCACCTTGGTGCTGGCCGTCGTGGCATTCGGCATGTGGTGGTGGCGCTGCAGATATTACTTGGGCCAAAAGCAACGACGCTTGGCTGCTGTTGCTGTGCCAACAACTCGATAG
- a CDS encoding nitrate/sulfonate/bicarbonate ABC transporter ATP-binding protein yields the protein MSSMGSTTVVDEVATVLCEARGISHTFTLPNGQPLLVLDNITLAIQPNEIVALLGPSGCGKSTILRILAGLIRPTHGEVLYHGQPLAGLNPGAAIVFQSFALYPWLTVTQNIEVVLAAANVPPDEAKTKAERVIRMVGLAGFEEAYPRELSGGMKQRVGMARALSVDPEMLFMDEPFSHVDALTAESLRAEIVDIWAALDKNPSSILMVSHDIKEVVYMADRIVVLGANPGRLRTIVENRLPRPRNYRSYEFNALVDQLHEVITGKELPDQPPVMSRSGLPPMEPLPETTSSEIVGLLEYLDARGGSEELFRIAADTNREFGDIIKTVRAAEMLEFVDTPKRMVVLDVVGRKFLNGTAEQRQVLWREQLLKLRLFREIYEAIGRQPEHKVDQDFVEETIILRLPQENHEKMFQTFVRWARFGNLLAYDENTQELSLQ from the coding sequence ATGAGTTCGATGGGTTCCACCACGGTTGTCGACGAAGTGGCCACCGTGCTGTGCGAGGCGCGGGGCATTTCGCACACGTTCACGCTCCCCAACGGTCAACCGCTGCTGGTGCTAGATAATATCACCCTGGCGATTCAACCCAACGAAATTGTGGCTCTTTTGGGTCCTTCGGGCTGCGGAAAATCGACCATTTTGCGGATTTTGGCGGGATTGATTCGACCGACGCATGGTGAGGTGTTGTATCACGGTCAGCCGCTGGCCGGGCTCAATCCCGGTGCCGCAATCGTGTTTCAAAGTTTTGCGCTGTATCCGTGGTTGACGGTGACGCAAAACATTGAAGTGGTGCTGGCCGCCGCCAATGTGCCGCCCGACGAAGCGAAAACCAAGGCCGAACGGGTAATTCGCATGGTTGGTCTGGCGGGCTTTGAGGAAGCTTACCCGCGCGAACTTTCCGGCGGCATGAAGCAGCGCGTCGGCATGGCGCGGGCGTTGTCGGTCGATCCGGAAATGTTGTTCATGGACGAGCCGTTCAGCCATGTCGATGCCCTGACGGCGGAAAGCTTGCGGGCGGAAATCGTCGACATTTGGGCGGCGCTGGACAAAAATCCGTCCTCCATTTTAATGGTCAGCCACGACATCAAAGAGGTGGTGTACATGGCCGATCGAATCGTCGTGCTGGGAGCCAACCCGGGCCGTCTACGGACGATTGTGGAAAACCGCTTGCCCCGGCCGCGAAATTACCGCTCGTACGAATTCAACGCTTTGGTCGATCAACTGCACGAAGTGATCACAGGAAAGGAACTGCCCGACCAGCCGCCCGTGATGTCGCGCTCCGGATTGCCCCCGATGGAGCCGCTGCCGGAAACCACTTCGAGCGAAATCGTCGGGTTGTTGGAATACTTGGATGCCCGTGGCGGCAGCGAAGAATTGTTCCGGATTGCCGCGGATACGAATCGCGAATTTGGCGACATCATCAAAACCGTGCGTGCCGCCGAGATGTTGGAGTTTGTCGATACGCCCAAGCGGATGGTTGTGCTGGATGTCGTGGGGCGCAAATTCCTCAACGGAACGGCCGAACAGCGGCAAGTCCTCTGGCGCGAACAGTTGTTAAAGCTGCGACTGTTCCGGGAAATTTATGAAGCCATCGGGCGGCAGCCTGAGCACAAGGTAGATCAAGATTTCGTGGAGGAAACCATCATTCTACGGTTGCCGCAGGAAAACCACGAGAAAATGTTTCAAACCTTCGTCCGCTGGGCTCGGTTCGGCAATCTGTTGGCCTACGACGAAAACACGCAGGAACTGTCGCTGCAGTAA
- a CDS encoding aminotransferase class I/II-fold pyridoxal phosphate-dependent enzyme, with amino-acid sequence MHLDHLPGSFFGPSNLVDLLRHRSAHQSADTAFTYLVDGEQDEITWTYAELDRRARAIAAWLQSLGLQGERALLLYPAGLDFIAAFFGCVYAGVVAVPAYPPRKNRSLERIEAIADDAEAKVALTTHEVMGRVQGVLDENPGLKSLHWGATDQFPAGMEHDWRHPDVHGDTLAFLQYTSGSTGTPKGVMLSHANLIHNSALICHAFEHTRSGVGVFWLPSYHDMGLIGGILQPIYYGKPNVLMSPMSFLQKPLRWMRAITKYKGTVSGGPNFAFDLCLRRITPEERQTLDLSTWSLAFNGAEPIRSETLAEFTRTFAPCGFHPEAFYPCYGLAEATLMVTGGFKTSLPVVRTFDAKSLENNQAVDALPDEEGARTLVGCGAALLDQEIVIVDPDAMVRVPDKQIGEIWVAGPSVAQGYWRRAEESANTFRAYLKDSGRGPYLRTGDLGFVHNGELFVTGRLKDLIIIHGRNHYPQDIEQTVERAHPLLRAGACGVFTVEVSGRERLGVVAEVERGRNRTSEELEEVFAAIRRTVSAEHEVPVDAIVLIKAGSIPKTSSGKIQRHACRNGFLRGSDLEIVAQWRGWESAAAAEAAPTAPSPAAPGPVILPLKTPAAPLPSPAPRTALEALSATPSNGHGRHGNLADRLPPVSDETAAVVMEQITRVAKERAKGLTLESNILEMSMDSLERMEIIAALEETFGGRFPEEVLPDMITVRDVVAAVEKYLGKTPRKRLALPTEEIPAAHYNIDQFPECVVLEQQGKLLDSVGVMNPYFKVHERVIDDTTVINGREMISWSSYNYLGMSGDPAVTAAAKQAIDQFGTSVSASRLVSGEKTIHRQLERAIADFLGAEDAITFVCGHSTNETTIGHMFGPGDLILHDALAHNSIIQGCILSGARRRPFPHNDWQTLDQLLSELRHEYRRVLIAIEGVYSMDGDYPDLPRFIEIKKRHKALLYIDEAHSLGVMGPHGRGISEHFDVDSQDVEFWMGTLSKGLGSCGGYIAGGKSLIQYLKYTAPGFVFANGLPPASAAAALAALKVLEEEPERVSQLSANSKLFLSLAKSRGLNTGRSKDSAVVPVILGNSLHALQLSEAMFKRGINVQPIMHPAVEESAARLRFFVTAKHTAEQIRTTVDAVTEELRKIDPSHLRHNPAADSQHVQI; translated from the coding sequence GTGCATCTTGATCATTTGCCTGGATCGTTTTTCGGTCCTTCGAACCTCGTCGATTTGCTGCGCCACCGTTCGGCGCATCAATCCGCCGATACCGCCTTTACCTATTTAGTTGATGGCGAGCAGGACGAAATCACCTGGACCTATGCCGAACTGGACCGCCGGGCCCGGGCCATTGCGGCCTGGCTGCAATCGTTGGGTTTGCAGGGCGAGCGTGCGCTGTTGCTGTATCCGGCGGGGTTGGATTTCATCGCCGCGTTTTTCGGCTGTGTTTATGCCGGCGTGGTTGCGGTGCCGGCCTACCCGCCGCGGAAAAACCGCTCGCTGGAACGCATCGAGGCCATTGCCGACGACGCTGAGGCCAAAGTGGCTCTCACCACCCACGAAGTCATGGGCCGCGTGCAAGGCGTGCTGGACGAAAATCCCGGTTTGAAATCGCTCCATTGGGGCGCCACCGATCAATTTCCCGCCGGCATGGAGCACGATTGGCGCCATCCCGATGTCCACGGCGACACATTGGCCTTTTTGCAATACACCTCCGGCTCCACCGGCACGCCCAAGGGCGTAATGCTCAGCCACGCCAACTTAATTCACAACTCGGCGCTCATTTGCCACGCCTTCGAACATACCCGCAGCGGCGTCGGCGTGTTTTGGCTTCCCAGCTACCACGATATGGGTTTGATCGGCGGCATTTTGCAGCCCATCTATTACGGCAAGCCCAACGTGCTGATGTCGCCCATGTCGTTCTTGCAAAAGCCGCTGCGCTGGATGCGGGCCATTACCAAGTACAAAGGCACGGTCAGCGGCGGGCCAAACTTTGCTTTCGATTTGTGCCTGCGCCGCATTACTCCGGAAGAACGCCAAACGCTGGATCTCAGCACTTGGTCGCTGGCATTCAACGGCGCGGAGCCCATTCGTTCCGAAACTCTCGCCGAATTCACGCGCACGTTTGCCCCCTGCGGCTTTCATCCCGAAGCATTTTATCCCTGCTACGGCCTGGCCGAAGCCACGCTGATGGTGACCGGCGGTTTCAAAACTTCGCTGCCGGTGGTGCGAACCTTCGATGCCAAATCGCTGGAAAACAATCAGGCCGTCGATGCGTTGCCAGATGAAGAAGGCGCCCGCACCTTGGTCGGTTGCGGCGCCGCACTGTTAGATCAGGAAATTGTGATTGTCGATCCCGATGCCATGGTCCGCGTGCCCGACAAGCAAATTGGCGAAATCTGGGTCGCCGGTCCCAGTGTGGCACAAGGCTATTGGCGCCGCGCCGAAGAAAGCGCCAATACCTTCCGCGCGTACTTGAAAGACAGCGGCCGCGGGCCGTATTTGCGCACCGGCGATTTGGGTTTTGTCCACAATGGCGAATTGTTCGTAACCGGCCGGTTAAAAGATTTGATCATCATCCATGGCCGCAACCATTACCCGCAAGATATCGAACAAACTGTCGAACGGGCACACCCGCTGTTGCGGGCCGGCGCCTGCGGTGTATTTACTGTGGAAGTGAGCGGGCGCGAACGGCTGGGCGTCGTGGCCGAAGTCGAACGAGGCCGAAACCGTACATCGGAAGAATTGGAGGAAGTGTTTGCCGCCATTCGCCGCACCGTTTCTGCCGAGCATGAAGTGCCCGTCGACGCCATCGTCCTGATTAAAGCGGGCAGCATTCCCAAAACCTCCAGCGGCAAAATTCAACGGCACGCTTGCCGCAACGGCTTTTTGCGCGGCTCGGATTTAGAAATCGTGGCCCAGTGGCGCGGCTGGGAAAGCGCGGCGGCGGCCGAAGCAGCGCCAACCGCTCCGTCGCCGGCGGCCCCCGGCCCCGTGATCTTGCCGCTGAAAACGCCTGCGGCGCCGCTTCCCTCCCCTGCCCCGCGCACGGCGCTGGAAGCACTTTCCGCCACTCCCAGCAACGGCCATGGCCGGCACGGCAACCTGGCGGATCGCTTGCCGCCGGTTTCGGACGAAACCGCCGCCGTGGTCATGGAACAAATTACGCGCGTGGCAAAGGAACGGGCCAAGGGCCTCACGTTGGAATCCAACATTCTTGAAATGAGCATGGATTCGCTGGAGCGCATGGAAATTATCGCCGCCCTGGAAGAAACGTTCGGCGGTCGTTTCCCCGAAGAAGTGCTCCCCGACATGATTACTGTCCGCGATGTCGTCGCCGCCGTGGAAAAATATCTCGGCAAAACTCCGCGCAAACGTTTAGCCCTCCCCACCGAGGAAATTCCCGCGGCCCATTACAACATCGATCAATTCCCCGAGTGCGTCGTGCTGGAGCAGCAAGGCAAGCTGCTGGACAGCGTCGGCGTCATGAACCCCTACTTCAAAGTGCATGAACGCGTCATCGACGACACCACCGTCATCAACGGTCGCGAGATGATCAGTTGGTCCAGCTACAACTATTTGGGCATGTCCGGCGATCCGGCCGTCACCGCCGCCGCCAAACAGGCCATCGATCAATTCGGCACTAGTGTTTCCGCCAGCCGGCTGGTTTCGGGCGAGAAAACCATCCATCGCCAATTGGAGCGGGCTATTGCCGATTTTCTGGGCGCGGAAGATGCCATCACGTTTGTCTGCGGCCATTCCACGAACGAAACCACCATTGGCCACATGTTCGGCCCGGGCGATTTAATTCTGCACGATGCCCTGGCCCACAACAGCATTATCCAGGGTTGTATTCTCAGCGGCGCGCGCCGCCGGCCCTTTCCGCACAATGATTGGCAAACGCTCGATCAGCTTTTAAGCGAGCTGCGCCACGAATACCGCCGCGTGCTCATCGCCATCGAAGGCGTCTACAGTATGGACGGCGATTATCCCGACCTCCCACGCTTCATCGAAATCAAAAAGCGGCACAAAGCGCTGTTGTATATTGACGAAGCGCATTCGCTGGGCGTCATGGGTCCGCATGGCCGCGGCATTAGCGAGCATTTCGATGTCGACTCCCAGGACGTCGAGTTTTGGATGGGCACTCTCAGCAAGGGATTAGGCAGTTGTGGCGGTTACATCGCCGGCGGCAAGTCGTTGATCCAATACCTGAAATACACGGCGCCTGGCTTCGTATTTGCCAATGGGTTGCCCCCCGCCAGTGCGGCTGCCGCGCTGGCTGCGTTGAAAGTATTGGAGGAGGAACCCGAGCGCGTTTCGCAGCTTTCGGCCAACAGCAAGCTCTTCCTGTCGTTGGCCAAAAGCCGCGGCCTGAATACCGGCCGCAGCAAAGATTCCGCCGTCGTCCCCGTGATTTTGGGAAATTCCCTGCATGCCCTGCAGCTTTCCGAGGCCATGTTCAAACGCGGCATCAACGTCCAGCCGATTATGCACCCGGCCGTCGAGGAAAGCGCCGCCCGCCTAAGGTTTTTCGTCACCGCCAAGCACACCGCAGAGCAAATTCGCACAACGGTGGATGCAGTCACCGAGGAATTGAGAAAAATCGATCCTTCCCATCTGCGGCACAATCCCGCGGCAGATTCCCAGCATGTGCAAATTTGA
- a CDS encoding NAD(P)/FAD-dependent oxidoreductase, producing MTPLNHGPNGSSPKPLGHVVVIGGGPAGSTAATLLAQHGCQVTLLERERFPRFHIGESLIPETFWVLKRLGMIEKLRSSHFTKKYSVQFITQYGKLSEPFYFWDNKPHESSQTWQVRRSEFDQLMLENAREHGVDVQQGVRVLEVVFENNRAVGVRAQFEDGAQAENGGVSSPPSPLAGEGPGVRGISQTRELHADVIVDASGQSSVIMSRLGLREWDPVLKKGAVWTYWKGAARAADKDAGATLVIQVQGKHGWFWYIPLHDDITSVGVVAAYDYLFKNRPGKSHEEIYFEEVSRCPGLQPLLAGATRCDEFRAAKEYSYRSRQAAGDGWVLCGDAFGFLDPLYSSGVLLALKSASLAADAIAEGLAKGDTSAAQLGKWESDFNRGMDRMRRLVCEFYDGFSFGRFVKRHPHLKGHLTDLLIGDLFVDGKFEEVFRLMDEMKAEMATAE from the coding sequence ATGACTCCATTGAACCACGGGCCCAATGGAAGCTCACCCAAACCGCTAGGCCACGTCGTGGTCATCGGCGGCGGTCCGGCCGGATCGACGGCCGCCACGCTGCTGGCTCAACACGGTTGCCAGGTTACTCTCTTGGAACGCGAACGCTTCCCGCGGTTTCACATTGGCGAATCGCTCATCCCGGAAACTTTTTGGGTGCTGAAGCGCCTGGGCATGATCGAAAAGCTGCGTTCCAGCCACTTCACCAAAAAATACAGCGTCCAGTTCATCACACAGTACGGCAAACTTTCCGAGCCGTTTTATTTTTGGGACAACAAACCCCACGAGTCGTCGCAAACCTGGCAAGTCCGCCGCAGCGAGTTCGACCAGCTCATGCTGGAAAATGCCCGCGAGCATGGCGTCGACGTGCAACAAGGTGTCCGCGTGCTGGAAGTAGTGTTCGAAAACAATCGCGCCGTCGGCGTCCGCGCCCAATTTGAAGATGGCGCACAGGCAGAAAATGGCGGCGTCTCTTCTCCCCCCTCGCCCCTTGCGGGAGAGGGGCCGGGGGTGAGGGGTATCAGCCAAACGCGCGAACTGCACGCTGACGTCATCGTCGATGCCAGCGGTCAAAGCTCCGTCATCATGAGCCGCCTGGGCTTGCGCGAGTGGGATCCAGTCCTCAAAAAAGGGGCCGTGTGGACTTATTGGAAAGGAGCCGCACGCGCCGCAGACAAAGACGCCGGCGCCACGCTCGTCATCCAAGTTCAAGGCAAGCACGGTTGGTTCTGGTACATTCCGCTGCACGACGACATCACCAGTGTCGGCGTGGTCGCGGCCTACGATTACCTCTTCAAAAACCGGCCCGGGAAAAGTCACGAGGAAATTTATTTCGAGGAAGTCTCTCGTTGCCCGGGCCTGCAGCCGCTGCTGGCCGGCGCCACCCGCTGCGACGAATTCCGCGCTGCCAAAGAGTATTCGTACCGTTCCCGCCAAGCCGCCGGCGATGGCTGGGTGCTCTGCGGCGATGCGTTTGGATTTCTCGATCCGCTTTATTCTTCCGGCGTGCTGCTGGCGCTAAAATCGGCCTCGCTGGCCGCCGACGCCATTGCCGAAGGCCTGGCTAAAGGCGACACTTCCGCCGCGCAGCTTGGCAAGTGGGAATCCGATTTCAACCGCGGCATGGACCGCATGCGCCGCCTGGTGTGCGAATTTTACGATGGCTTCAGCTTCGGCCGCTTCGTGAAGCGCCATCCACATCTCAAAGGCCATCTAACCGACTTGCTGATCGGCGACCTCTTCGTCGACGGCAAATTCGAAGAAGTCTTCCGCCTGATGGACGAAATGAAAGCCGAAATGGCCACCGCCGAGTGA
- a CDS encoding ABC transporter permease subunit encodes MPEPQDIWRRAWGGARDILRGSQRFSWVDLLVVVALGGVFYAIIDLASEWTAPHRATVQINLSPWALPGYTLISLARGLLAYVISLTFTLLYGYWAAKDARARRVLIPLLDILQSIPVLGFLPGLLLALNAAFPNNNVGLELAVVLMIFTGQAWNMTFSYYHSLRSVPQDQQDAATAYRFTWWQRLKWVELPFSTMGLVWNSMMSMAGGWFFLMICENFQLKDDDFRRPGLGSYMQAAMDANQVGAMLWALLAMLLMIVMLDQLLWRPVVVWSQKFRVEEGGEQPMMTSWFLNWLRRSQVISVCKKLFGGMFRREHRPPQVPVHIERPLKESTAPQIWGTAISLLALVSLLLLLAFGGWKLISLLRQVPLNQWGETFLAAMLTLTRVLVSTAVGTLWALPAGLAIGLSPKLSRIFQPIVQVAASFPAPMLFPLVIAGLQVARVSLNWGCILLMLLGTQWYILFNVIAGAMAVPADLREAARGYRFDRWQRFRTLYLPAVFPYLVTGWVTAAGGAWNASIVAEFVKFREQILEAGGLGDQISRVTTDRDFPMLAASVLVMAIVVVIFNRTVWRRLYELAERRYSLSK; translated from the coding sequence ATGCCGGAACCACAAGATATTTGGCGACGGGCTTGGGGAGGCGCGCGGGACATTCTGCGCGGCTCGCAGCGGTTTAGCTGGGTCGATTTGCTGGTTGTGGTCGCACTGGGCGGAGTGTTTTATGCCATTATCGACCTGGCCAGCGAATGGACCGCGCCGCACCGGGCGACTGTCCAAATCAATCTTTCACCGTGGGCGCTGCCGGGCTATACGCTGATTTCGCTGGCCCGGGGATTGCTGGCGTATGTCATTTCGCTCACGTTCACGCTGCTGTATGGGTACTGGGCGGCGAAGGATGCCCGGGCGCGGCGAGTGTTGATTCCGCTGTTGGATATTTTGCAAAGCATTCCGGTGTTGGGATTTTTGCCGGGGCTGTTGTTAGCGCTGAATGCGGCCTTTCCCAACAACAACGTGGGGTTGGAATTGGCGGTGGTGTTGATGATTTTCACCGGCCAGGCGTGGAACATGACATTCAGTTATTACCACTCCCTGCGGAGCGTTCCGCAAGATCAGCAAGATGCGGCCACGGCGTATCGCTTCACCTGGTGGCAACGGCTGAAGTGGGTGGAGTTGCCGTTCTCGACCATGGGATTGGTGTGGAACAGCATGATGAGCATGGCGGGCGGTTGGTTTTTTTTGATGATTTGCGAAAACTTCCAATTGAAAGACGATGATTTCCGCCGGCCCGGCTTGGGCTCTTACATGCAAGCGGCAATGGACGCCAATCAGGTGGGCGCAATGCTGTGGGCTTTGCTCGCCATGCTTTTGATGATTGTGATGCTGGACCAGTTGCTGTGGCGGCCGGTCGTGGTTTGGTCGCAAAAATTTCGGGTGGAAGAAGGGGGCGAGCAGCCGATGATGACTTCCTGGTTTTTGAACTGGCTGCGGCGCTCGCAAGTAATTTCGGTTTGCAAGAAGCTGTTCGGGGGGATGTTTCGGCGCGAGCATCGGCCGCCGCAGGTCCCGGTCCACATTGAGCGGCCGCTGAAGGAATCGACTGCGCCCCAAATTTGGGGCACGGCAATTTCGCTGTTAGCGTTGGTGTCGTTGTTGTTGCTGTTGGCATTCGGCGGATGGAAATTGATCAGCCTGTTGCGCCAAGTGCCGCTGAACCAATGGGGCGAAACGTTTTTGGCGGCGATGCTGACTTTGACCCGCGTGTTGGTTTCCACGGCGGTGGGGACGCTGTGGGCGTTGCCAGCCGGTTTGGCGATTGGCCTGTCGCCGAAATTGTCGCGGATTTTCCAGCCGATTGTGCAGGTAGCGGCTTCGTTCCCGGCGCCGATGTTGTTTCCATTGGTGATTGCCGGACTGCAAGTGGCGCGCGTCTCGCTGAATTGGGGCTGTATTTTGCTGATGTTATTGGGCACGCAATGGTATATTCTGTTCAATGTCATTGCCGGTGCGATGGCCGTGCCGGCCGATTTGCGAGAAGCGGCGCGCGGTTACCGATTTGACCGCTGGCAACGCTTTCGAACCCTCTACCTGCCGGCGGTGTTCCCGTACCTGGTGACAGGTTGGGTGACGGCGGCCGGCGGCGCATGGAACGCCAGCATCGTGGCGGAATTTGTAAAATTTAGGGAGCAGATTTTGGAAGCGGGCGGTTTGGGAGATCAAATTAGCCGCGTTACCACCGATCGAGATTTTCCCATGCTCGCGGCCAGCGTATTGGTAATGGCCATTGTCGTGGTGATTTTTAACCGGACGGTGTGGCGAAGGTTGTATGAATTGGCGGAGCGGCGGTACTCGTTAAGCAAATAG